A portion of the Pseudarthrobacter defluvii genome contains these proteins:
- a CDS encoding NCS2 family permease, whose translation MLKQGSALDRYFRVTERGSNLSREIRGGFATFFAMSYIVVLNPLILSGPDSSGTTLGFTAVAAVTALVAGILTILMGAWGRHPFALATGLGVNAFVAVTVATNPGLTWPDMMGLVVLSGVTMLILVLTGFRTAVFKAVPDGLKTAIVVGIGLFIALIGLVNAGFVRRIPDVAGTTVPVGLGFEGKLLGWPTAVFVFGLILTIALVVRKVKGAILIGIITSTVLAVILESTLHIGPSFDGKNFNPQGWSLVAPAFSGWAAPDLSLIGKANPFGAFQHLGFVAATLLAFVILLSIFFDAMGTMVGLANEAGTVDENGNIPDVDRVLQVDALGAIIGGGASVSSNQIYVEAGAGIGEGARTGIASVVTGLLFLVAMFFTPLINLVPFEAVAPALVVVGFMMVSQVGKIDWQDWGIAIPAFLTFALMPFTYSIANGLGAGFISYVIIRTVQGRTKDIHPLMWAVAAAFALFFAIGPIEAALGIK comes from the coding sequence ATGCTTAAGCAAGGCTCTGCCCTGGACCGGTATTTCAGGGTTACCGAGCGCGGTTCCAACCTTTCCCGCGAGATCCGGGGCGGGTTCGCCACGTTCTTCGCCATGAGCTACATCGTGGTGCTGAACCCGTTGATCCTGTCCGGTCCGGACTCCAGCGGCACCACGCTCGGCTTCACCGCGGTGGCCGCCGTGACCGCACTGGTGGCAGGCATCCTCACTATCCTCATGGGGGCATGGGGACGTCATCCCTTCGCCCTGGCCACCGGCCTGGGCGTCAACGCGTTCGTGGCCGTCACCGTGGCCACCAACCCTGGCCTGACGTGGCCCGACATGATGGGCCTGGTGGTCCTCTCAGGTGTCACCATGCTGATCCTGGTCCTCACCGGCTTCCGCACCGCCGTCTTCAAGGCCGTGCCGGACGGGCTCAAGACCGCCATCGTGGTGGGCATCGGCCTGTTTATCGCCCTGATCGGCCTGGTCAACGCCGGCTTCGTGCGCCGCATCCCCGACGTTGCAGGCACCACAGTGCCCGTTGGCCTTGGTTTCGAGGGCAAGCTGCTGGGCTGGCCCACGGCCGTTTTCGTCTTCGGCCTGATCCTGACCATCGCCCTGGTGGTGCGCAAGGTCAAGGGCGCCATCCTGATCGGCATCATCACCTCCACGGTGCTGGCCGTCATCCTGGAATCGACCCTGCACATCGGCCCCAGCTTCGACGGCAAGAACTTCAACCCGCAGGGCTGGTCCCTGGTGGCCCCCGCATTCTCCGGCTGGGCCGCCCCCGACCTCTCGCTGATCGGCAAGGCCAACCCGTTTGGCGCCTTCCAGCACCTCGGTTTCGTCGCCGCCACGCTGCTGGCCTTCGTCATCCTCCTCAGCATCTTCTTTGACGCCATGGGCACCATGGTGGGCCTGGCCAACGAAGCCGGCACGGTGGACGAAAACGGCAACATCCCCGACGTCGACCGCGTGCTCCAGGTGGACGCACTCGGCGCCATCATCGGCGGCGGCGCCTCGGTATCCTCCAACCAGATCTACGTCGAAGCCGGCGCCGGCATCGGCGAGGGTGCCCGGACGGGCATCGCTTCGGTCGTTACCGGCCTACTGTTCCTGGTGGCCATGTTCTTCACCCCGCTGATCAACCTGGTGCCGTTCGAGGCTGTGGCCCCGGCCCTGGTTGTGGTGGGCTTCATGATGGTGTCCCAGGTGGGCAAGATCGACTGGCAGGACTGGGGCATCGCCATCCCGGCGTTCCTGACCTTCGCCCTGATGCCGTTCACCTACTCGATCGCCAACGGCCTCGGCGCGGGCTTCATCAGCTACGTCATCATCCGGACCGTCCAGGGCCGTACCAAAGACATCCACCCCCTCATGTGGGCCGTGGCCGCGGCGTTCGCGCTTTTCTTCGCCATTGGCCCCATCGAGGCTGCATTGGGCATCAAGTAA
- a CDS encoding copper resistance CopC family protein yields the protein MRQIRRQLLGLVLGSFILAATSLGLAGPASAHDAAESTSPAQGASLAAPPEEVSVTFSNKPLGIGSSFSVKDSGGTEWADGSVQIVDNVATQKLRQGGPSGAYTVAWRVVGSDSHPIEGTFTFTVTGGAPGAAPSAAAPSSAASSGTSAAGSSTAAGTVPSMGTAQPGVTEEPSSPARAGEPFQWSIVIFAVVAVGLLVALGVLARRRLNGDGDAGEKGGE from the coding sequence ATGCGCCAAATTCGCCGCCAGTTGCTGGGCCTTGTGCTCGGGTCCTTTATCCTTGCAGCCACATCGCTGGGCCTGGCAGGCCCAGCCTCCGCCCACGATGCTGCAGAGTCCACCAGCCCCGCCCAGGGGGCTTCGCTCGCCGCGCCGCCGGAGGAGGTCTCCGTGACCTTCAGCAACAAGCCGCTGGGCATCGGATCGTCCTTCTCGGTCAAGGATTCGGGTGGCACGGAATGGGCTGACGGCTCCGTCCAGATCGTTGATAACGTGGCAACCCAGAAGCTTCGGCAGGGCGGTCCGTCGGGCGCGTACACCGTCGCGTGGCGCGTAGTCGGGTCGGATTCCCACCCCATCGAAGGCACCTTCACCTTCACCGTGACCGGCGGCGCACCCGGTGCTGCCCCCTCCGCTGCTGCTCCGTCCAGTGCTGCGTCCTCCGGAACTTCCGCGGCGGGAAGTTCGACGGCGGCGGGTACGGTGCCGAGCATGGGCACGGCACAGCCCGGGGTGACGGAAGAGCCGTCCAGCCCCGCCAGGGCGGGAGAGCCCTTCCAGTGGAGCATTGTGATCTTTGCCGTCGTCGCGGTGGGGCTGCTGGTGGCTCTCGGCGTGCTGGCCCGGCGTCGGCTTAACGGCGACGGGGACGCGGGAGAAAAGGGCGGGGAGTAG
- a CDS encoding NAD(P)-binding protein, translating to MPGDAGTEQTTTVIIGTGLSGLAVAAELRRHGVDSIVVDGLDILGANQPANTSSLQRCDAADSDTLRERNEILRHLRNYAASHRVDVRNTTRAVQLTMVGGPKNESTPQWRVHTPTGVLVADHIVLTRCAHSQLRRMLNDFGITVGRNVAAAMRAIGIYLVGVGELITPSPKEVLRQAKTVGQAISAKVNQGTAQQPGGAFPATGSFAVLGC from the coding sequence GTGCCTGGGGATGCGGGGACCGAACAGACCACCACGGTGATCATTGGCACGGGCCTGTCCGGACTGGCCGTGGCCGCCGAACTGCGCCGGCACGGCGTGGACTCCATAGTGGTGGACGGGCTGGACATCCTTGGCGCCAACCAACCCGCCAACACCTCCTCACTGCAGCGCTGCGATGCGGCAGACAGCGATACCCTCCGGGAACGGAACGAGATCCTCCGCCACCTCCGCAATTACGCGGCAAGCCATCGTGTAGATGTCCGGAACACCACCCGCGCGGTCCAGCTGACCATGGTGGGAGGCCCGAAAAACGAATCGACCCCGCAGTGGCGGGTGCACACCCCCACAGGCGTCCTGGTGGCCGACCACATTGTGCTGACCCGGTGCGCGCACAGCCAGCTGCGGCGAATGCTCAATGACTTCGGCATTACGGTTGGCCGCAACGTGGCAGCGGCCATGCGCGCCATCGGCATCTACCTGGTGGGGGTGGGCGAACTGATTACGCCCTCGCCCAAGGAAGTGCTGCGCCAGGCCAAGACCGTGGGCCAGGCAATCTCGGCCAAGGTCAACCAGGGCACTGCCCAGCAGCCCGGCGGTGCCTTCCCGGCAACGGGGAGCTTTGCGGTGCTGGGCTGCTGA